Sequence from the Humulus lupulus unplaced genomic scaffold, drHumLupu1.1 SCAFFOLD_138, whole genome shotgun sequence genome:
TGCTTCAGGGGGCATTCGCTTGTGAAATACCTGAAATCAATAATTAACTAGTGAATTAAGTCTTTAAAGAAAGCAACAGTACTCAACAATTAGATCAAATTATTGCACTTCACAAGAAAGGATGTATTCATTGCTAACACCCCAATAAATGACGACTTAAAAACTATGGCACACACACTGATCTACATAGACCTTATATATTGTAAATTGAAATTAAAGAAGGATAGAATAGAAAACCTTGTGCCAAGGATGTGCTTTAATCTGCGGAAACCTGAAGTCTGTATAACTTGGGTTCATACATCGAATTTCTTCACGGGTTGGAGTCCCAAGAACCTGTTAAAGACATAATAAAAGAAGTTTTACACTTTTACTCAGTCAGGAGTCTAAATACTTTTAAGCACTAATTATTAACTCGCCTTGATAATCTCTACCAGCTGGTCCACTGCATTTTCTCCAGGAAATAGAGGCTGCAATGCATACATGAAAAGATTGACTCTAGGGAACACAATTGCTTATAATAACACAGAAAGGGAAATCTTGGAATGCTAAACTGTAATACAAACCTGGCCTAAAAGAAGCTCTGCAAGAACACAACCAGCTGACCAGATATCAATTGAAGTAGTATACTCAGTAGCACCAAATATAAGTTCTGGAGCTCGATAGAATCGTGAGCATATGTATGAAATGTTGGCTTCGCCTTTGACCTGTAGATAAGCAGATTTAATGTGAGTCCTTGAAAATTATATACAATGACTGACAGGTAAGCAAGTCAAAGATCATATTACATCCACAAGCATAAAAACTAGGTGCTTGCTTCCATAATATTATTGCCTTCCACTCTTAACCGTAAAGAAAGACTCCACCCCTCACATGATTCCTAGCACCAGAAAAATCATGTGCCAAGGCTGTTTACAGTACATCACACTGGATATTTCTATATTCTATATCATGACACATCAACGTTACTGTCACACATAACTCCCAAAAATCAAACCGGACATCACTTGGTAATAGTGTAAAATGGAATCAATTAATTGCAATACGGAAGAACATGTGAACAAAGTAAATTCACAAAAGTTAGTGATCTCCCTGCTGATGTCTAAGAGTTACTTCAAAGTATGTAGCACACAATACagcataaaaaagaaaaaaatataattgaATTGAGAATAATAGGACAACATACTAGCATCTTTGCGCTTCCAAAATCGCAGAGTTTAACTTGGTGAGTGAGAGGATCAACCTGTAATaagtataataataaaattaaaagacTGCTGATGAGTATTTGCCGACATCTTTTATCTCCAATTATACAATCAAGTTCAACAAAGAGCGTACCAAAATATTTTGAGGTTTCAAATCTCTATGGCAGACACTAGGAACAGTGTGTATATAAGCCAGCCCTCTAAATATCTGGAAAGCAAGCCATGCCGAGTCATGTTAGGAAGAATATAATGCAATACAGACAACAAAAGTGGGCATCATCCCTACCTGGTACATGTAAAGTTTTACATAGACAAGTGGCATTCTCTGATTGGCATTGCTATAGTGCTTCAACACGCGATACATGGTCTCAGGGACATATTCCATAACCAAGTTCAGGAAAAGTTCATTTTTACTTGTGGTTGAAAAGAAGCAATGCTTCAAAGATATCACATTAGGATGATCCATAACTCGCATCAACTGCAGTTCCCGGTTCTTATACCTTCTGTCTTGCAACACCTTCTTTATTGCCACAGTTTCACCAGTTTCTAAGCATTTTGCCTGAAAAAAGTAAATATGTCAATGAGACCATTGATAAGTAGCAACCACCACAATCATACAAAGATCTTAACACACTGGCGGCAAACCTGAAAAACAATTCCGAAAGATCCAGTTCCCACAACACGTTCTGCCATGTAACTAATGGTCTGCAAGAAAAATCAAAGACAACAACTTCTCAAGTGAGCAAACTTACTGAATCTAGTCAACTCCCAATCCATCCAGATCCCAAGAACAAATCAAGTTTCATAATCTAGTTTAATCACAAGACTCGTAGGGAGGATGCATTACCTGTTTGGGTTCTCCATTCTTTCCTCCAATGGTCGTAGAGATGATGTGCCCAGTAACTGAATCATTGCCATCCTCAATAGAAGCAGAAATTTCCTGCAATACAAATTGCAACATtaataagtatgtatgtatgtaacCATTCAAGACTCGATTTACTTTCTGTTAAAATATAAAACCTACTTCAATATTTAGTAGGCAGAAACAAAACCCATACGAAGAAATCAAAGGAGGATTACACAATACAGTTACAGACAATGACGGCATAGTTTGAGTATCTATATTAGCTtgaattggaaaagaaaatgcagaGAAAGGAGAAATACCAAATACAGGAACTGAAGAAAATGTCAATGAAAGCAATCTTAGTTTTCAtaaaagaacaaaacaaaataagaaaGAGAACAACTAGAGAGGCTTAAAGAGCCAACATTCATAAATCAAATCTTACATatttggaaaagaaaaaaaatcaaggtTATCGTCACAAGAGTATGTGTATGATCCAGTGAAAAGAATCGACCAAAGAACTTTAGGAAGAGAGAATTACATGGAATTATAAAATTTTTAGAGGCATATAACCGATATACATACGAATATTACTCTTGAGATAACAAGCTAatatagaaatagaagaaagCTTGTAGAGACAGAAGCAAGCAAACCCTAGCCCAAGAAAATTATCTAGCTCCCAGATCAGAAGAAAAGTAGCCAAGGCTCAAAAGGGACTCACTCTGAGACCAGATCAAGATGAAAAACTACTAATAATGTACTCAAAATAGTAAAACCCTCAGAGACAAGATCGATGAACAAACAAAACAAGAGCTAAAAGAAAGAATACAAGCTAAAAAGCTGTGATTAAGGCTGAGAAAGTCGAGAAGTAAAATTTTGGAAAAAGGAGAACTGCCAACTTCATCTGactaaaataaacaaaaacatgtCTTACATTTCTTCTGTTAACAACCCAaacaataaagaaagaaaaaaaaacttcgCGGGAAAGATGTGATTTTCCCGAGAAAGTAAAAGGAAATTGAGAAAAGTACCTTATCGTCAGCCATGTCCTCCGGCGGTGGGTAAAGAGAGTGAGAATCTTAGTGAGATGGTAGTGGTATCTCTAAGAGTTGGCGAAAACGGCGATGGCCATGGGTATGGTTATGGCGATGTTCATAGAGCGATGCTCATAGAGTGATGATGGAGATGGAGAAGGAGATGGCGATGGTGATGTTGATGGTGGTTgaggaagaagatgaagaagaagaggaagaagaggtccCAGCCTCAGAGACAAACAACATGCCCATGTGATTCCAGCTCTCCTTTCTCTCTATCTTtttcactcctttcttttttcttttatttttttagagagagaaaatgaaaTAGCCTCACTGTTTCGGAtaattacgaaaatgtcctttGAATTTCAGAGTCTTCTGCCGACGTCAATCTGGTTGGACTAAATTGCCCGTTTGTCgctctttctttcttctcttacctttttcttttccttttttttctgcTTTAAAAAGAGAAATTTCTGAAATGTGGAAATAATTTTGTGTCATTATTGGTAGTGACTCATTATTAAGGTGAGAgaacaaaataaataaagtaattattattattattataaatttagtgCAGGCTTTCTTCTAGCTAGCTGATTGTCTATTTGAATAGTTGAAGGGAGATTTCACTTTCTATGACTAAGGGCTCTTTTGCTAATTAAAAATGAAGCTAGgtattatatgtaaattaaaaaataatgctaaattttcccaatttttccaaaatatcattttcatttcctttgttttcttctctcttctatttttttcttctatcTCGCTAAGTTCACTCTCACAATAGCCACCATCACACATTTCTTCTCCCACAGCAGCCACCACCATGCCACCTTCATGCTTCCATAACTTCTGTCATCTTGTAAAAATCAACACAATATTCTAAACAACATACATTTGAGAATTCTTGAAgtataaatgtaacgccctaaactccagggaccgttacggtgcgcattataaacggtgctaaactcgttaatcgagtcatttggccataagcGTGTGACTAAGtataattagcggtttagggattaaaaattttaattaagatataatgtttcactagaacgtttactatatacattgggatcccaaaaatataattttaaggtctattacaagaaaatatttacaaccagtcgaattaagcggcaaaacagggtttaatccTAATTCCTCTTTcaatcctcggccgtggcggtcgagtagctgcatatgtacacatcgtcacctaagctcttcaactcaaggatggtccagctttcttttgcctttacttgcaccacatagcaccagtgaGCTAAAgtccatcaagaaaactcaatatgctcatgaacaatcatatcgtgatatcaaatcatatatggcatgcctagcaaacatagctctattcaagcatgcaaataaattcagatgatgctggggaatctaggataagaaatcttgcTCTCCTGAtttgatgactatcaagtcaatcctaatcagatgagtgatttaacacttgaggttctggtaaaccatattgagtgactgacaagcaagtcacca
This genomic interval carries:
- the LOC133811047 gene encoding shaggy-related protein kinase eta, producing MADDKEISASIEDGNDSVTGHIISTTIGGKNGEPKQTISYMAERVVGTGSFGIVFQAKCLETGETVAIKKVLQDRRYKNRELQLMRVMDHPNVISLKHCFFSTTSKNELFLNLVMEYVPETMYRVLKHYSNANQRMPLVYVKLYMYQIFRGLAYIHTVPSVCHRDLKPQNILVDPLTHQVKLCDFGSAKMLVKGEANISYICSRFYRAPELIFGATEYTTSIDIWSAGCVLAELLLGQPLFPGENAVDQLVEIIKVLGTPTREEIRCMNPSYTDFRFPQIKAHPWHKVFHKRMPPEAIDLASRLLQYSPSLRCTALEACAHSFFDELREPNARLPNGRPLPPLFNFKHEMAGASPDLVNKLIPEHVKRQLGQNFVHLAVT